The window ACCCAGAGGCCGGTGGCGGTACCGATCGCCGCGCCCGCCGCCGCGTCGCTCAACCAGTGGCGGTCGTCGTGGACCCGGGACAGGGCGACCAGGGCGGCCAGGGGGTAGGC of the Thermodesulfobacteriota bacterium genome contains:
- a CDS encoding phosphatase PAP2 family protein — its product is AYPLAALVALSRVHDDRHWLSDAAAGAAIGTATGLWVAGRSREERRGSALAWSDGDTLGIAWEVRF